The Salegentibacter mishustinae genome includes a window with the following:
- a CDS encoding OmpH family outer membrane protein yields MLKRTFLFTLFILIGFGANAQKPINIGYVDMEYILENVPEYQQASTQLDQRVKEWQNEIEQKRKEINEMKTSLQNERALLTPELIEEREEEIAYQQEQATDYEQKRFGPKGDYMIQKRQLIKPIQDQVFTAVQEIAETRDFDFIFDRNSESGMLFAKNRFDLSDQVLRSINRASNRRQIETKQEERELERAEARTAEEDEELSAREQAFEDRKSERQALIEERRRKQDSIKEARQRAFEERRERILKERQQKRDSIEAARARKDTIN; encoded by the coding sequence ATGCTTAAAAGAACATTTTTATTCACACTTTTTATCTTGATTGGTTTCGGCGCAAATGCCCAAAAACCAATAAACATAGGTTATGTGGATATGGAGTATATCCTGGAAAATGTTCCCGAATATCAGCAAGCTTCAACTCAATTAGACCAGAGAGTTAAGGAATGGCAAAATGAAATTGAGCAGAAGCGGAAAGAAATTAATGAAATGAAAACCAGCCTGCAAAATGAACGTGCGCTACTTACTCCTGAACTTATTGAGGAACGGGAAGAAGAGATCGCATATCAGCAGGAACAGGCAACAGATTATGAGCAGAAGCGTTTTGGTCCAAAAGGTGACTATATGATTCAGAAGCGACAATTAATAAAGCCCATTCAGGATCAGGTTTTCACAGCGGTTCAGGAAATAGCCGAAACAAGGGATTTCGATTTTATATTTGATAGAAATTCTGAATCTGGAATGCTTTTCGCAAAAAACCGTTTTGACTTGAGTGACCAGGTTTTAAGAAGCATCAATAGAGCTTCTAACCGAAGACAAATTGAGACAAAACAGGAAGAACGGGAGCTGGAAAGAGCAGAAGCGCGCACAGCAGAAGAAGACGAAGAACTAAGTGCGAGAGAACAGGCCTTTGAGGATCGCAAAAGTGAGCGCCAGGCCTTAATAGAAGAAAGAAGGAGAAAACAGGATTCTATTAAAGAAGCAAGACAAAGAGCATTTGAAGAACGCAGAGAAAGAATTTTAAAAGAAAGACAACAAAAAAGAGATTCTATTGAAGCGGCACGAGCAAGAAAAGACACGATAAACTAA
- a CDS encoding OmpH family outer membrane protein, with protein sequence MKQFKTLFIALALTLGATTFANAQSKVAHIATQELVETMPAYKDAMSQLEKLEKTYDAEIKDMLTEAQNTMQRYQSEAETVTEEENAKRASELQATERRIQEHSQRARQELQKKENDLIRPVIEKAREAIQKVAREQGFDYVLDSTTGTGVILADGKDLMADVKAELGM encoded by the coding sequence ATGAAACAATTCAAAACACTTTTTATAGCCCTTGCATTAACCTTAGGAGCTACTACATTTGCAAACGCACAGAGTAAAGTTGCCCACATCGCTACCCAGGAATTGGTAGAAACTATGCCTGCTTATAAAGATGCAATGTCTCAACTTGAAAAGTTAGAGAAAACTTACGATGCTGAGATTAAAGATATGCTTACCGAAGCTCAAAACACAATGCAACGTTACCAATCTGAAGCTGAAACAGTAACAGAAGAGGAAAACGCAAAAAGAGCAAGTGAACTTCAGGCAACTGAAAGAAGAATTCAGGAACATAGCCAGAGAGCAAGACAGGAGCTTCAAAAGAAAGAAAACGATCTAATTAGACCGGTGATTGAAAAAGCTCGTGAAGCTATCCAGAAAGTAGCCAGAGAACAAGGTTTTGACTATGTATTAGATTCTACTACAGGAACAGGAGTAATCCTTGCCGATGGTAAAGATCTTATGGCTGATGTAAAAGCTGAATTGGGAATGTAA
- the murI gene encoding glutamate racemase yields MSNSQPIGIFDSGVGGTSIWKEIHELLPFEKTIYLADSKNAPYGEKPIEEIKNLSRKNTEKLLDMGAKIIVVACNTATTNAIKDLRNEYSIPFIGIEPAIKPAALKSKSKTIGILATRGTLTSTLFSQTSDFYARNINVVEIEGRGLVELIEAGELDSPQMKSLLLKLLEPFFVNKIDYLVLGCSHYPYLIPILKELLPKEVIIIDSGEAVARQTKSILELNNLLLKEEPGERPIPEFFSNTNPKVLENLTEAVKYDYKVSYLDF; encoded by the coding sequence ATGAGCAATTCGCAACCTATAGGTATATTTGATTCTGGTGTTGGAGGAACTTCTATTTGGAAGGAAATTCACGAGTTACTTCCTTTTGAAAAGACTATTTACCTGGCCGATAGCAAGAATGCACCCTACGGAGAAAAGCCTATTGAAGAGATTAAAAATCTTAGCCGGAAAAACACGGAGAAGTTGCTGGATATGGGCGCCAAGATTATTGTTGTTGCCTGTAATACTGCCACTACCAATGCTATTAAGGATTTAAGAAATGAATATTCCATTCCTTTTATAGGCATTGAACCGGCAATTAAACCGGCTGCTTTAAAATCAAAATCAAAAACCATAGGCATACTCGCCACCCGCGGGACGCTAACCAGCACTCTTTTTTCCCAGACTTCAGATTTTTATGCAAGAAATATCAATGTGGTAGAAATTGAAGGTCGTGGCCTGGTAGAGCTTATTGAAGCAGGAGAACTGGATTCCCCTCAGATGAAAAGTCTTTTGCTTAAATTACTGGAACCATTTTTTGTAAATAAAATAGACTACCTGGTGCTGGGTTGCAGTCACTATCCATACCTTATTCCTATACTCAAAGAATTGCTGCCTAAGGAAGTAATTATTATAGATTCGGGAGAGGCCGTGGCAAGACAAACAAAATCTATTCTTGAATTAAATAATTTATTGCTGAAGGAAGAACCAGGAGAAAGACCTATCCCAGAATTTTTCAGCAACACTAATCCGAAGGTGCTTGAAAATTTAACTGAAGCCGTAAAATATGATTATAAAGTAAGCTATTTGGATTTCTAA
- a CDS encoding PorP/SprF family type IX secretion system membrane protein produces MAAKIIFIILFGFLLNSSAKAQEVIPIYSDYLTDNLYLIHPSMAGAADRNQIRLTARQQWFDVENAPSLQTLAVNGRLGDKLGVGGIVFNDQNGNFSKIGAYGTVAYHLHFARNEFLNQLSFGISAGIIQHRLDQSGFTEFDPIVSGSNVSDIFGNMDIGMSYYYLDFFAHLAAKNIISVRRELFYSDAVPSNQRKYLFSTGYVFDNNNDWSYEPSILFQLREATNEMNIDLNMKVYREVDFGQLWGGLSYRNSFEGAEYTAEGNAIESQKLQYITPFIGLDYNNFMFGYTFSYQFNSVVLSNNGFHQITIGYNFGKSRWRWEKNVPAVNY; encoded by the coding sequence ATGGCTGCAAAAATCATTTTTATAATACTATTTGGTTTTTTACTGAATTCCTCAGCAAAAGCACAGGAAGTAATTCCCATTTATTCAGATTACCTAACCGATAACCTTTATCTTATTCATCCTTCCATGGCTGGTGCGGCCGATAGAAATCAAATAAGACTTACGGCCAGACAGCAATGGTTTGACGTTGAGAATGCTCCCAGCTTACAGACACTGGCTGTAAATGGCAGACTGGGAGACAAGCTTGGTGTTGGAGGAATTGTTTTTAATGACCAAAATGGTAATTTCTCTAAGATTGGGGCTTATGGAACGGTGGCTTATCATTTACATTTCGCCAGAAATGAATTTCTAAATCAGCTTTCCTTTGGAATTAGCGCCGGGATTATTCAGCATAGATTAGATCAAAGTGGGTTTACCGAATTTGATCCTATTGTAAGCGGGAGTAATGTTTCTGACATCTTCGGAAATATGGATATTGGTATGTCTTATTATTATCTGGATTTTTTTGCGCACTTGGCGGCTAAGAATATAATTTCTGTAAGACGCGAACTTTTCTATTCTGACGCAGTGCCGAGCAATCAGCGTAAATATTTATTCTCTACGGGTTATGTTTTTGATAATAATAATGATTGGAGTTATGAGCCTTCAATTTTATTTCAGCTACGAGAAGCCACCAATGAAATGAATATTGATTTAAATATGAAAGTGTATCGGGAAGTTGATTTCGGGCAACTATGGGGCGGACTTTCTTATAGAAATAGTTTCGAAGGAGCCGAGTACACTGCTGAAGGTAATGCAATTGAAAGTCAAAAGTTGCAGTACATTACTCCATTTATAGGTTTAGATTATAATAATTTTATGTTTGGTTATACTTTTAGCTACCAGTTCAACTCGGTAGTATTAAGCAATAATGGCTTCCACCAAATCACTATAGGATATAATTTTGGAAAGAGTAGATGGCGATGGGAGAAAAATGTCCCGGCAGTTAATTATTAG
- a CDS encoding NifU family protein has protein sequence MSNFTINIQGTNKPGIIKFETNKFLTRHENYEFNNIDEAAKSPLAQQLFYLPFVKTVYIAQNFIAIEKYDIVEWDDVQEEVAAQIEDFLNKDGVVIKEDADQTKNVPVTVYAESTPNPGVMKFVANKKLVLKTAEFKNIDEAKDAPLAQQLFHFPFVKAVFIDSNYVSIHKYDVAQWEEITLELREFITNYLQDGKEVLKAEASVPQQTEASTHPANPEVSQEIKDLDDTSKQVIAILDEYIKPAVASDGGNILFDSYNSENKTVKVILQGACSGCPSSTMTLKSGIETMLRDMLRGKVDYVEAVNG, from the coding sequence ATGAGCAATTTCACTATAAATATACAAGGCACAAATAAACCGGGAATCATAAAATTTGAAACCAACAAATTTTTAACCCGTCACGAAAATTACGAGTTTAATAATATAGATGAAGCAGCTAAATCTCCATTAGCACAGCAATTGTTTTACCTACCGTTTGTAAAAACGGTTTACATCGCTCAAAATTTCATCGCGATAGAAAAATATGATATCGTAGAATGGGATGATGTGCAGGAAGAAGTTGCCGCCCAAATAGAAGATTTTCTAAATAAAGATGGTGTGGTGATTAAGGAAGATGCAGATCAAACAAAAAATGTTCCGGTTACGGTGTATGCTGAAAGCACTCCAAACCCGGGCGTAATGAAGTTTGTAGCTAATAAAAAACTGGTTTTAAAAACTGCCGAGTTTAAAAATATTGATGAAGCTAAAGATGCGCCACTTGCGCAACAACTTTTTCATTTCCCTTTTGTAAAAGCAGTATTTATAGATTCTAATTACGTTTCTATCCACAAATATGATGTTGCTCAATGGGAAGAAATCACCCTGGAGTTAAGAGAATTCATCACTAATTACCTGCAGGATGGGAAAGAGGTTTTAAAAGCCGAAGCTTCAGTACCTCAACAAACAGAAGCATCAACCCACCCGGCAAATCCAGAGGTAAGCCAGGAAATTAAAGACCTGGATGATACGTCAAAACAGGTTATCGCGATTTTGGATGAATACATTAAACCCGCTGTTGCCAGTGATGGTGGAAATATCCTTTTTGATTCCTACAATTCTGAAAACAAAACCGTAAAAGTTATTCTTCAGGGAGCCTGCAGTGGCTGCCCTTCTTCAACCATGACGCTTAAAAGCGGAATTGAAACGATGCTAAGGGATATGCTTCGCGGAAAAGTAGATTACGTAGAAGCAGTAAACGGATAA
- a CDS encoding inorganic phosphate transporter — translation MQDVYLIILGLLFLLAITDLVVGVSNDAINFLNSAVGSKAVSLRSILIIASLGVAVGAIFSSGLMEVARKGIFLPQEFYFEEIMVIFMAVMLTDVLLLDFFNSLGLPTSTTVSIMFELLGAAVSIALIKIFKTTNDVSSLVDFINVDKASEVIFGILLAIVIAFVAGAVVQYFSRLVLSFKYERKLKYTGAIFGGVSLAAIFYFILIKGLNSLAFVSDHFVEDVHNNRIQIIIFSLIGFTILSKLLISFFRVNILKLIVMVGTFALALAFAGNDLVNFIGVPIAAWQSYEIWSASGVAASELLMSDLAGSVPTPEIVLIFAGGVMVLTIWFSDKAKSVVDTGVKLSRQNEGSERFGANYLSRTIVRYSMMFGSAVSEVIPKKIRKRIDAQFETPKTKTTGREIAPPAFDLVRASVNLVVASILISMGTNLQLPLSTTYVTFMVAMGTSLADRAWNQESAVYRVAGVLNVIGGWFVTAFVAFLGAALFAVIIYFGGLIAIAVLVCITAFVIIRNTLSHAKKSKANKLQKRYKRTDIITINEITAESSVNISQVISGIKKRYTKTVDNLGYHDLGKLKKNNKKVGELESEVDDLKGNIYYFIKSLDEDSVEASRFYIHLLNYLQEMVNSTRYITRNSFEHVNNNHKNLKFNQIRDLKKIDKKLQELFSEIKYTFDEHDFERLDDILAEKQQLLDMVSEMIEKQIKRIRTSESSPKNTKLYFGLLLESKDLISSTLNLVQLFREFYVEAKSTL, via the coding sequence ATGCAAGATGTTTACTTAATAATTCTGGGACTTTTATTTCTTCTGGCCATTACAGATTTGGTGGTTGGAGTGAGTAACGATGCCATTAATTTTCTAAATTCTGCAGTAGGTTCCAAAGCGGTTTCCCTTCGTTCTATTCTCATTATTGCAAGTTTGGGAGTGGCAGTAGGCGCCATATTTTCCAGCGGATTAATGGAAGTAGCCCGGAAAGGAATTTTTCTTCCGCAGGAATTCTATTTTGAAGAGATCATGGTCATCTTTATGGCTGTAATGCTTACCGATGTTTTACTACTGGATTTTTTCAATTCCCTAGGGCTGCCAACTTCGACCACGGTATCAATTATGTTCGAGCTGCTGGGAGCGGCCGTTAGTATTGCGCTTATAAAGATCTTTAAAACTACTAACGATGTTTCTAGCTTGGTAGATTTTATAAATGTTGACAAAGCTTCTGAAGTTATTTTTGGCATTTTACTGGCTATTGTTATCGCATTCGTAGCCGGCGCGGTTGTTCAGTATTTTTCACGCCTGGTGCTTTCTTTTAAATATGAAAGAAAGCTGAAATATACCGGGGCCATTTTTGGCGGAGTCTCCCTTGCGGCAATTTTCTATTTTATTCTTATTAAAGGGCTAAATAGCCTGGCTTTTGTATCAGATCATTTTGTGGAAGATGTACACAATAATCGCATACAGATCATTATTTTTAGTCTAATAGGCTTCACAATTCTCTCTAAGCTCTTAATAAGTTTTTTTAGGGTGAATATTCTTAAACTCATTGTTATGGTGGGCACCTTTGCGCTAGCACTGGCTTTTGCAGGGAACGATCTTGTTAATTTTATTGGTGTACCCATTGCTGCCTGGCAATCTTATGAAATATGGAGTGCCTCTGGGGTGGCCGCTTCAGAACTATTAATGAGCGATCTGGCCGGTAGTGTTCCCACCCCTGAAATTGTTTTAATTTTTGCTGGAGGAGTTATGGTTCTTACCATTTGGTTTTCTGATAAAGCTAAATCAGTAGTAGATACCGGTGTAAAGTTATCCCGGCAGAATGAAGGTTCAGAACGATTTGGCGCTAATTATTTATCCCGAACAATCGTTAGGTATTCTATGATGTTTGGAAGTGCTGTTTCAGAGGTAATTCCTAAAAAGATTAGAAAAAGAATTGATGCACAATTTGAAACTCCAAAGACTAAAACTACGGGGAGAGAAATTGCACCGCCAGCGTTCGATTTGGTACGGGCATCTGTGAATTTGGTGGTGGCCAGTATCTTGATTTCAATGGGAACTAATTTGCAGCTTCCGCTTTCTACTACTTATGTGACTTTTATGGTTGCGATGGGTACTTCTTTGGCAGATAGGGCCTGGAACCAGGAAAGTGCTGTTTATAGGGTTGCCGGTGTTCTTAATGTTATTGGAGGTTGGTTTGTAACCGCTTTTGTAGCATTTCTTGGAGCAGCGCTTTTCGCTGTGATTATTTATTTTGGCGGACTTATAGCTATTGCTGTCCTTGTTTGTATTACCGCCTTTGTTATTATAAGAAATACGCTATCTCACGCGAAAAAGTCTAAAGCAAATAAACTGCAGAAAAGATATAAACGTACCGATATTATAACCATTAATGAGATTACCGCCGAAAGTTCGGTGAATATCTCGCAGGTGATTTCGGGAATTAAAAAGCGCTACACCAAAACTGTAGATAATTTAGGATATCACGATCTTGGTAAACTTAAGAAGAATAATAAAAAAGTTGGTGAGCTTGAAAGTGAGGTAGACGATCTAAAAGGTAATATTTATTATTTTATAAAATCGCTGGATGAAGATTCGGTGGAAGCGAGCAGGTTTTATATTCATTTGCTGAATTATTTACAGGAAATGGTAAACTCTACCCGATATATTACCCGAAACTCTTTTGAGCACGTAAATAATAACCATAAAAACCTGAAATTTAATCAGATCAGGGATCTGAAAAAGATAGACAAAAAGCTTCAGGAATTATTTTCGGAAATAAAGTACACTTTTGATGAGCACGATTTTGAGCGTTTAGATGATATTCTTGCTGAAAAGCAACAATTGCTCGATATGGTTTCAGAAATGATAGAGAAACAAATTAAACGCATAAGGACTTCAGAAAGCAGTCCTAAAAACACCAAACTTTACTTTGGGCTTTTACTGGAATCTAAAGACCTTATTTCGTCTACGCTTAATTTAGTTCAGTTATTTAGGGAATTCTATGTTGAAGCGAAATCTACGCTTTAG
- a CDS encoding dodecin family protein yields MSIIKVIEILANSTESWEDATKKAVKHAAKTVKNIKSVYVKEQSALVNGENITEFRVNVKISFEIN; encoded by the coding sequence ATGTCTATAATAAAGGTAATTGAGATTTTGGCGAATTCTACAGAGAGCTGGGAAGATGCCACAAAAAAAGCAGTAAAACATGCAGCTAAAACCGTGAAAAATATAAAATCGGTTTATGTTAAAGAACAAAGTGCACTTGTAAATGGAGAAAACATTACCGAATTTAGGGTTAATGTAAAAATCTCTTTTGAAATCAATTAA
- a CDS encoding thioredoxin domain-containing protein: MPKTIFTNNLINETSPYLLQHAHNPVNWEAWNTKSLEKAREEDKLLLISVGYSACHWCHVMEHESFEDEAVAEIMNQHFINIKVDREERPDVDQVYMNAIQVMTGAGGWPMNIVALPDGRPVWGGTYFRKEQWKDALKQLSGLYQTKPDEMKSYASKLEEGLQQLQLIETPQEETPFTTAFLDKMLEKWKKAFDRKNGGSQGAPKFMLPVNQSFLFRYAVQKDDKEIFEQSLLSLNKISYGGVYDHIGGGFSRYSVDERWHVPHFEKMLYDNGQLVSLYSKAFASTKDKWYKEVVYKTLDFVKEELTDSTGAFYSALDADSEDETGNKTEGAYYVWKKDQLQDLITKDFSIFEAYYNINSFGKWEDNNYVLIRSKSDEAISEEFNLSLPELKEKKKHWIKILKQERDKRTKPGLDDKSLTSWNALMLNGYVEAYKAFGEPEFLEKALENAAFLQKYQFKKDHRLWHNFKNGKSSINAYLEDYVLCTEAFINLYEATFEEKWLEISEQLISVCMEDFQDKKTGLFYFTSSRDEALITRNYELNDNVLPASNSVMAKNLFKVSKITGNREYYDLANKMLKTVQPQIKTYPQSYANWLDLMLNFTDPFYEVAITGKNAISIKKELEQQFLPNTIFAGSVKASEISILRNRFKNDKDLIYICSNGKCDLPSNSVEESIKRLKQF; this comes from the coding sequence ATGCCCAAAACAATATTCACCAATAACCTAATTAACGAAACCAGTCCCTACCTTTTACAACATGCTCATAATCCCGTTAACTGGGAGGCCTGGAACACAAAAAGCCTGGAAAAAGCACGCGAAGAAGATAAACTTTTACTTATAAGTGTTGGTTATTCTGCCTGCCACTGGTGCCACGTCATGGAGCACGAAAGTTTTGAAGATGAAGCAGTAGCTGAAATTATGAATCAGCATTTTATAAATATAAAAGTTGACCGGGAAGAACGCCCCGACGTTGACCAGGTTTATATGAATGCTATCCAGGTAATGACCGGAGCGGGTGGCTGGCCCATGAATATCGTAGCATTACCAGACGGGCGACCGGTTTGGGGTGGCACCTATTTTAGAAAAGAGCAGTGGAAAGATGCTTTAAAACAACTCTCTGGGTTATACCAAACCAAACCAGACGAAATGAAATCGTACGCTTCTAAACTGGAAGAAGGACTACAGCAATTACAACTTATTGAAACTCCCCAGGAAGAAACTCCTTTCACTACAGCTTTTCTAGATAAAATGCTTGAAAAGTGGAAAAAAGCATTTGATAGGAAAAATGGTGGTTCTCAAGGAGCACCAAAATTTATGCTTCCGGTAAATCAGTCTTTTTTATTCAGGTATGCTGTGCAGAAAGACGACAAAGAGATCTTTGAGCAATCATTGCTAAGCCTTAATAAAATCTCTTATGGTGGAGTTTATGACCATATTGGCGGTGGATTCTCAAGATACTCGGTAGACGAACGCTGGCATGTGCCTCACTTTGAAAAAATGCTTTATGATAATGGGCAATTGGTGAGTCTTTACAGCAAGGCCTTTGCTTCTACGAAAGATAAATGGTACAAAGAAGTGGTTTATAAAACCCTGGATTTTGTAAAAGAGGAACTTACCGATAGTACCGGAGCGTTTTATTCGGCCTTAGATGCCGATAGTGAAGATGAAACCGGGAATAAAACCGAAGGCGCCTATTACGTGTGGAAAAAAGACCAATTGCAAGATTTAATAACCAAAGATTTTTCAATTTTCGAAGCTTATTATAATATTAATTCCTTCGGAAAATGGGAGGACAACAATTATGTTCTTATTCGATCTAAAAGTGACGAAGCGATTTCTGAAGAATTCAATCTTAGTTTACCTGAATTAAAAGAAAAGAAGAAACACTGGATAAAAATTCTAAAACAAGAACGTGATAAAAGAACAAAACCGGGACTGGATGATAAAAGTCTGACTTCCTGGAACGCCCTAATGCTAAATGGATATGTAGAAGCCTATAAAGCTTTTGGGGAACCAGAATTCCTTGAAAAAGCATTAGAAAATGCGGCATTTCTTCAAAAATATCAGTTCAAGAAAGATCATCGGCTTTGGCATAATTTCAAAAATGGGAAAAGTTCTATAAATGCTTACCTGGAAGATTACGTTTTGTGCACCGAAGCCTTTATAAATTTATATGAAGCTACTTTTGAAGAGAAATGGTTGGAAATTTCAGAGCAATTAATTTCGGTTTGCATGGAAGACTTCCAGGATAAAAAAACCGGATTATTCTATTTCACTTCTTCAAGAGATGAAGCTTTAATTACCAGGAATTACGAATTAAACGATAATGTGTTGCCGGCCTCGAATTCGGTTATGGCTAAAAATCTATTTAAAGTTTCTAAAATCACTGGAAACAGGGAATATTATGATTTAGCAAATAAAATGCTTAAAACAGTCCAGCCACAAATAAAAACCTATCCGCAATCTTATGCTAACTGGCTGGATTTGATGCTTAATTTTACTGACCCTTTTTATGAAGTGGCGATTACGGGTAAAAATGCTATTTCCATAAAAAAAGAATTAGAACAGCAGTTCTTACCAAATACCATATTTGCCGGTAGTGTAAAGGCTTCAGAAATATCAATTCTAAGGAATAGGTTTAAAAACGATAAAGATCTAATTTACATCTGCAGTAATGGAAAATGTGATCTCCCCTCAAATTCTGTGGAAGAATCTATCAAAAGACTAAAACAGTTTTAA
- a CDS encoding mechanosensitive ion channel family protein produces MDKLNDWGAIAKEYAEKFIDYLPTLIGAIVLLIVGLWVIGIIVKYVDKLFQKKDYDKTLEVFTLNAIRWGLRIILFVLVITQLGVESASLVAAIGAAGLAIGLAMQGSLSNLAGGVLIIVLKPFKVGDWIEAQGISGTVVEVTLFYTKLDTFGNQRAVIPNGELSNDNIINYSYNGTRKENLSFGISYDDDLKKAKEVLRNLVEEQDDVLKDPAPQIIVSELGADSVNFSVRYFAENSKFWDLHWYMIEEGKIRLEEAGMTIPYPQRDVYLYDQTKMNGTIEKRSKNNGTNSAD; encoded by the coding sequence ATGGATAAACTAAACGACTGGGGCGCCATTGCTAAAGAATACGCAGAAAAATTTATTGATTACTTACCTACTTTGATAGGAGCAATAGTACTACTAATTGTTGGCCTATGGGTAATTGGCATTATTGTTAAATACGTAGATAAATTATTCCAGAAAAAAGATTACGATAAGACTTTAGAAGTTTTCACTCTAAATGCGATTAGGTGGGGATTACGTATTATACTTTTTGTATTGGTCATCACCCAGCTAGGCGTTGAGAGCGCTTCTCTGGTAGCTGCAATTGGTGCCGCAGGTTTGGCAATTGGTTTGGCCATGCAGGGATCACTTTCTAATCTTGCCGGAGGTGTTTTAATAATTGTTTTAAAGCCTTTTAAAGTTGGAGACTGGATAGAAGCTCAAGGCATTTCTGGTACTGTAGTAGAAGTTACTTTATTTTACACCAAATTAGATACTTTTGGAAACCAACGAGCAGTAATTCCAAATGGTGAATTGAGTAACGACAATATTATTAATTACAGTTACAACGGCACCAGGAAGGAGAACCTAAGTTTCGGGATTTCTTATGATGATGATTTAAAAAAGGCTAAAGAAGTACTTAGAAACCTGGTAGAAGAGCAGGACGACGTGCTAAAAGATCCGGCACCACAAATTATTGTTTCTGAACTTGGAGCCGATTCGGTGAACTTTTCAGTGAGATATTTTGCTGAAAACAGTAAATTCTGGGACCTTCACTGGTATATGATTGAAGAAGGAAAAATAAGACTGGAAGAAGCCGGTATGACCATTCCATATCCTCAACGTGATGTTTATCTTTATGATCAAACAAAGATGAATGGAACTATTGAAAAGAGATCGAAAAATAACGGTACTAATTCCGCCGATTAA
- the tsaB gene encoding tRNA (adenosine(37)-N6)-threonylcarbamoyltransferase complex dimerization subunit type 1 TsaB, whose product MALILCLETATTNCSVALSKDGALLALKEDKSNNYSHAEKLHVFIDEILKENNLAVDDLDAIAVSKGPGSYTGLRIGVSTAKGLCFSLNIPLISIATLASLAAQVKLQKGFVIPMLDARRMEVYSTVFDKELNEIRETKAQVLDENSFIDYLEKDKTVFIGNGVEKFKAICTHFNAEFILDKLPSAREMCSLAESKYKISDTEDVAYFEPYYLKDFIAG is encoded by the coding sequence TTGGCACTCATACTTTGCTTAGAAACCGCTACCACAAATTGCTCTGTTGCACTTTCAAAAGATGGTGCCCTCTTAGCATTAAAAGAAGACAAGAGCAATAATTATTCGCACGCCGAGAAGTTGCACGTTTTTATAGATGAAATTCTAAAAGAAAACAACTTAGCGGTAGATGATCTAGATGCCATTGCGGTGAGTAAAGGCCCTGGATCTTATACAGGCTTAAGAATAGGAGTTTCTACCGCAAAAGGTCTATGTTTTTCATTGAATATTCCTTTAATATCTATAGCCACCCTGGCCTCTTTAGCCGCGCAGGTTAAACTGCAAAAAGGATTTGTTATTCCGATGCTAGATGCGCGTAGAATGGAAGTTTATTCTACTGTTTTTGATAAAGAGCTGAATGAAATAAGAGAAACTAAAGCTCAAGTTTTAGATGAAAATTCTTTTATAGATTATCTTGAAAAAGATAAAACAGTATTTATAGGAAATGGAGTGGAAAAATTTAAAGCTATTTGTACACATTTCAACGCTGAATTTATTTTAGATAAATTACCATCTGCAAGGGAAATGTGCAGTTTGGCAGAATCCAAATACAAAATAAGCGACACCGAAGATGTCGCTTATTTTGAACCTTATTATTTAAAAGATTTTATTGCTGGTTAA